A stretch of Arthrobacter sp. NEB 688 DNA encodes these proteins:
- a CDS encoding DUF1097 domain-containing protein: protein MKSYIGVAVSIGVLAGVWTQVSTELGLVTWIAFIVWAGFYAAGGTRDGFVRILASALSGVVYGWLAVWFAGVATFPGALAVAVAVIAAAMCLQAGWFVLSFIPGAFFGAASYFGNAASFWSTVVAIVVGAVLGWASAVAGARIQSLVDGRPTASQPPAAEPPAAPAAA from the coding sequence GTGAAGAGCTACATCGGAGTCGCCGTCTCGATCGGCGTCCTCGCGGGCGTGTGGACCCAGGTCAGCACCGAGCTGGGCCTGGTCACCTGGATCGCGTTCATCGTGTGGGCCGGCTTCTACGCCGCCGGCGGCACCCGGGACGGGTTCGTCCGCATCCTCGCCTCGGCGCTGTCCGGCGTCGTGTACGGCTGGCTGGCCGTCTGGTTCGCCGGCGTCGCCACCTTCCCGGGCGCGCTCGCGGTCGCGGTCGCCGTCATCGCCGCCGCGATGTGCCTGCAGGCCGGATGGTTCGTCCTGTCGTTCATCCCCGGCGCGTTCTTCGGGGCGGCGTCGTACTTCGGCAACGCCGCGTCGTTCTGGTCGACCGTCGTGGCCATCGTCGTCGGGGCCGTCCTCGGGTGGGCCTCGGCGGTCGCCGGAGCCCGCATCCAGTCGCTCGTCGACGGACGCCCGACGGCCTCCCAGCCGCCGGCCGCCGAGCCGCCCGCCGCTCCCGCGGCGGCCTGA
- a CDS encoding NAD(P)-dependent alcohol dehydrogenase gives MSTMRAVQVVGYHEKLEMTEKAIPEASGPWDVVVRIGGAGVCRTDLHILEGQWAEKSQVALPYTIGHENAGWVHAVGSAVTNVKEGDKVILHPLVTCGLCRACRSGDDVHCENSAFPGIDTNGGYAEYLLTSARSCVRIDDSLEPADVAALADAGLTAYHAAAKAARRLTPRDTCVVIGAGGLGHIGIQVLKALTPARIVVVDRIPAALDLARSIGADEGVAADGNHVGAVLDLTGGAGAEVVVDFVGENGSTAEGLAMTRQAGDYHVVGYGENVDVPTIDLVSSEKNVIGNLVGSYNDLQDLMALAAKGLVTLHTQKYALDDFQQAVTDLDNGAVRGRAILVP, from the coding sequence ATGAGCACCATGCGCGCCGTCCAGGTGGTCGGCTACCACGAGAAGCTCGAGATGACGGAGAAGGCGATCCCCGAGGCCTCCGGGCCGTGGGACGTCGTCGTCCGGATCGGTGGGGCCGGCGTGTGCCGCACCGACCTGCACATCCTCGAGGGGCAGTGGGCCGAGAAGTCCCAGGTCGCCCTGCCGTACACCATCGGCCACGAGAACGCCGGGTGGGTGCACGCCGTCGGCTCGGCCGTCACCAACGTCAAGGAGGGCGACAAGGTCATCCTCCACCCGCTCGTCACCTGCGGCCTGTGCCGTGCGTGCCGCTCGGGCGACGACGTGCACTGCGAGAACAGCGCCTTCCCCGGCATCGACACGAACGGCGGGTACGCCGAGTACCTGCTGACGTCGGCGCGCTCCTGCGTGCGCATCGACGACTCGCTCGAGCCGGCCGACGTCGCGGCCCTCGCCGACGCCGGCCTCACCGCGTACCACGCGGCGGCCAAGGCGGCCCGTCGGCTCACGCCGCGCGACACCTGCGTCGTCATCGGCGCAGGGGGCCTGGGGCACATCGGGATCCAGGTCCTCAAGGCACTGACCCCGGCGCGCATCGTCGTCGTCGACCGCATCCCCGCGGCCCTCGACCTCGCCCGCTCCATCGGCGCCGACGAGGGCGTCGCGGCCGACGGGAACCACGTCGGGGCGGTGCTCGACCTCACCGGCGGTGCCGGCGCCGAGGTCGTCGTCGACTTCGTCGGCGAGAACGGCTCGACGGCCGAGGGTCTCGCGATGACCCGGCAGGCGGGCGACTACCACGTCGTCGGCTACGGCGAGAACGTCGACGTCCCGACGATCGACCTCGTCTCGAGCGAGAAGAACGTCATCGGCAACCTCGTCGGCTCGTACAACGACCTGCAGGACCTCATGGCGCTCGCGGCCAAGGGGCTCGTCACGCTGCACACCCAGAAGTACGCCCTCGACGACTTCCAGCAGGCCGTCACCGACCTCGACAACGGCGCCGTCCGCGGGCGCGCCATCCTCGTGCCCTGA
- a CDS encoding isocitrate lyase/phosphoenolpyruvate mutase family protein — protein MTDTAARATHLLELHRAPELLTVVNVWDVVSTTVVAGVPGTRAVATASHSIAAMLGYEDGENIPVDEMLAAVERIVRATDLPVTADLESGYGDPAGTVRRAVDLGVVGANLEDGMRPLADSVRAVEAAMGAARDAGVPDFCLNARTDAFVKAEGRSPQECLDVAIERGRAYLEAGAPLVFVPRASERAHVEALVEAFGPQRLTLIGIPGTLPLAELEQLGVARVSYGPWSQRVALTALQQLVEGVHDGRGLPEGTRPLN, from the coding sequence GTGACCGACACCGCCGCCCGCGCCACCCACCTGCTCGAGCTGCACCGCGCCCCGGAGCTGCTCACCGTCGTCAACGTCTGGGACGTCGTCTCGACCACCGTCGTCGCCGGTGTGCCGGGTACGCGGGCCGTCGCGACCGCCTCGCACTCGATCGCCGCGATGCTCGGCTACGAGGACGGCGAGAACATCCCGGTCGACGAGATGCTCGCCGCGGTCGAGCGCATCGTCCGCGCCACCGACCTGCCCGTCACGGCCGACCTGGAGTCCGGCTACGGCGACCCGGCCGGCACCGTCCGCCGGGCCGTCGACCTCGGCGTCGTCGGGGCCAACCTCGAGGACGGGATGCGCCCGCTCGCCGACTCCGTCCGGGCCGTCGAGGCCGCGATGGGGGCCGCCCGCGACGCCGGCGTCCCGGACTTCTGCCTCAACGCCCGCACCGACGCGTTCGTCAAGGCCGAGGGCCGCAGCCCGCAGGAGTGCCTCGACGTGGCCATCGAGCGCGGGCGGGCCTACCTCGAGGCCGGCGCCCCGCTGGTCTTCGTCCCCCGCGCCAGCGAGCGCGCGCACGTCGAGGCGCTCGTCGAGGCCTTCGGCCCGCAGCGCCTGACGCTCATCGGCATCCCCGGCACGTTGCCGCTGGCCGAGCTCGAGCAGCTCGGGGTCGCCCGCGTCTCGTACGGGCCGTGGTCGCAGCGGGTGGCGCTCACCGCGCTGCAGCAGCTCGTCGAGGGCGTCCACGACGGACGCGGGCTCCCCGAGGGCACCCGTCCCCTCAACTGA
- a CDS encoding bifunctional PIG-L family deacetylase/class I SAM-dependent methyltransferase — protein MTGAPAFRHTDTGTSESTWLGDPRWALAPVLDVPALAARHDELLVLAAHPDDEALGVGGLVALADRAGMPVSVVVATDGEGSHPDASAWGPDRLGGVRRLEAAAAVSALSPRAGLTHLGLPDGSLAVRRGALREAVQRVVRPGSLVVAPWSGDRHPDHDTLGAVAAEVAAERGATLLQYPIWLWHWGLPDDLPWERACVVELDRDAVDRKAAALREYPSQSSPLGPAEGDRPVLPPEVLRRAARPLELLVADGGAQPASRTSAGGAEAFDAMYEAGDDPWGFHGSFFERRKRDLTAGVLLRERYDHALEIGCATGVLTRRLAERADRVTATDVSVRALDLARVDAPEHVSWVLGRVPEVLPDDPGPQDRVDLAVLSEVGYFLRPTELLETLRRVRDALAPDGEVLLVHWRHGTQDVPLDGPLVHDVAAAALDDLPHRLHLEDDDVLVDLWGGPAGSVAEREGRA, from the coding sequence GTGACTGGCGCACCGGCGTTCCGCCACACCGACACCGGCACGTCGGAGAGCACCTGGCTCGGCGACCCTCGCTGGGCGCTCGCCCCGGTGCTCGACGTGCCCGCGCTCGCGGCCCGCCACGACGAGCTGCTCGTCCTCGCCGCTCACCCGGACGACGAGGCACTCGGGGTCGGCGGCCTCGTGGCGCTGGCCGACCGGGCCGGGATGCCGGTCAGCGTCGTCGTCGCGACCGACGGGGAGGGCTCCCACCCGGACGCCTCGGCGTGGGGTCCCGACCGGCTGGGTGGGGTGCGACGGCTGGAGGCGGCGGCGGCCGTCTCGGCCCTGTCGCCCCGTGCGGGCCTGACGCACCTCGGCCTCCCCGACGGCTCGCTCGCGGTGCGGCGTGGTGCGCTGCGGGAGGCGGTGCAGCGCGTCGTCCGGCCGGGCTCGCTCGTCGTCGCCCCGTGGAGCGGCGACCGCCACCCCGACCACGACACCCTCGGCGCCGTGGCGGCGGAGGTCGCCGCGGAGCGTGGGGCGACGTTGCTGCAGTACCCGATCTGGCTGTGGCACTGGGGTCTTCCCGATGACCTGCCGTGGGAGCGCGCATGCGTGGTCGAGCTCGACCGGGACGCCGTCGACCGCAAGGCGGCGGCGCTGCGCGAGTACCCGTCGCAGTCCTCGCCGCTCGGGCCGGCCGAGGGGGACCGGCCGGTCCTCCCGCCGGAGGTGCTGCGCCGGGCCGCGCGACCGCTCGAGCTGCTCGTCGCGGACGGTGGCGCTCAGCCCGCGAGCCGGACGAGCGCGGGGGGCGCCGAGGCGTTCGACGCGATGTACGAGGCGGGCGACGACCCCTGGGGCTTCCACGGGTCGTTCTTCGAGCGCCGCAAGCGCGACCTGACGGCGGGCGTCCTGCTGCGCGAGCGTTACGACCACGCGCTCGAGATCGGCTGTGCCACGGGGGTCCTCACGCGGCGTCTCGCCGAGCGCGCGGACCGGGTGACCGCCACGGACGTCAGCGTGCGAGCGCTGGACCTCGCCCGGGTCGACGCCCCCGAGCACGTCTCGTGGGTGCTCGGGCGGGTCCCCGAGGTACTGCCCGACGACCCCGGCCCGCAGGATCGCGTCGACCTCGCCGTCCTGTCGGAGGTGGGCTACTTCCTCCGCCCGACCGAGCTGCTCGAGACGCTGCGCCGCGTGCGGGACGCCCTCGCCCCCGACGGCGAGGTGCTCCTCGTCCACTGGCGCCACGGCACGCAGGACGTCCCCCTGGACGGACCGCTCGTCCACGACGTCGCGGCGGCGGCCCTCGACGACCTGCCGCACCGGCTGCACCTCGAGGACGACGACGTGCTCGTCGACCTGTGGGGCGGCCCGGCGGGGTCGGTCGCCGAGCGAGAGGGCCGCGCGTGA
- a CDS encoding DUF427 domain-containing protein, which yields MKAIWNGTVVAESDDTVVVEGNHYFPAESVREELLRPSATTTVCPWKGTASYRSIEVDGTVNADAAWYYPEPKDAAREITGRYAFWKGVEVTA from the coding sequence ATGAAGGCCATCTGGAACGGGACCGTCGTCGCCGAGAGCGACGACACCGTCGTCGTCGAGGGCAACCACTACTTCCCCGCCGAGTCCGTGCGCGAGGAGCTGCTGCGCCCCTCCGCCACGACGACGGTCTGCCCGTGGAAGGGCACGGCGAGCTACCGGAGCATCGAGGTCGACGGCACGGTCAACGCCGACGCCGCCTGGTACTACCCCGAGCCGAAGGACGCCGCCCGCGAGATCACCGGCCGCTACGCCTTCTGGAAGGGCGTCGAGGTCACCGCCTGA
- a CDS encoding iron-sulfur cluster assembly protein: MTALATRELTDGDVRDALSVVLDPELDEPITDLGFVRSVEVDGGDVTVHLRLPTSFCSPNFAYLMASDSKEALTGIEGVGRVVVELDDHHDSDLINRGLAADAGYRGTFGHEAEKDLEELRATFRRKAHTAAMERCLTALLRADSSLAEDGLRSVRLRDLPAGRERDALLSRRTALGLPGDGDAPVLVDHEGRPPAADDTAMFLRRARSTRISIDGNAHFCRGLLRTRYDGSGADQAPRPEGAEPADHHHLLTLTPVTPKES, from the coding sequence ATGACCGCCCTCGCCACCCGGGAGCTCACGGACGGCGACGTCCGTGACGCGCTCTCGGTCGTCCTCGACCCCGAGCTCGACGAGCCCATCACCGACCTCGGGTTCGTCCGCTCCGTCGAGGTCGACGGGGGCGACGTCACGGTGCACCTGCGCCTGCCGACGTCGTTCTGCTCGCCGAACTTCGCCTACCTCATGGCCTCGGACAGCAAGGAAGCCCTGACCGGCATCGAGGGGGTCGGGCGGGTGGTCGTCGAGCTCGACGACCACCACGACTCCGACCTCATCAACCGTGGCCTCGCGGCCGACGCGGGGTACCGGGGCACGTTCGGGCACGAGGCCGAGAAGGACCTCGAGGAGCTGCGGGCGACCTTCCGCCGCAAGGCCCACACCGCCGCGATGGAGCGCTGCCTCACCGCGCTGCTGCGGGCCGACTCCTCCCTCGCGGAGGACGGGCTGCGCTCGGTGCGCCTGCGCGACCTGCCGGCCGGACGGGAGCGCGACGCGCTGCTCTCCCGGCGGACGGCGCTCGGCCTGCCTGGCGACGGCGACGCCCCGGTGCTCGTCGACCACGAGGGCCGGCCGCCCGCGGCCGACGACACGGCGATGTTCCTGCGCCGCGCGCGCTCGACCCGCATCAGCATCGACGGCAACGCGCACTTCTGCCGCGGCCTGCTGCGCACGCGCTACGACGGCTCGGGCGCCGACCAGGCGCCCCGGCCCGAGGGCGCCGAGCCCGCCGACCACCACCACCTGCTGACCCTGACCCCCGTCACCCCCAAGGAGTCCTGA
- a CDS encoding putative quinol monooxygenase, producing the protein MILITVKFPIREDRLEEWKELSQYYVEHVTAEPGNVFFEFSESVHEPRTFVCIEGFRDAEAGGEHMRQPHVERFMAEMPDIVSAQPQIIYVDAEEVDGFGPMGEIQPRG; encoded by the coding sequence TTGATCCTCATCACCGTGAAGTTCCCCATCCGCGAGGACAGGCTCGAGGAGTGGAAGGAGCTGTCGCAGTACTACGTCGAGCACGTGACCGCCGAGCCGGGCAACGTGTTCTTCGAGTTCTCCGAGAGCGTCCACGAGCCCCGCACCTTCGTCTGCATCGAGGGCTTCCGCGACGCCGAGGCGGGTGGCGAGCACATGCGCCAGCCGCACGTCGAGCGCTTCATGGCCGAGATGCCGGACATCGTCTCGGCGCAGCCGCAGATCATCTACGTGGACGCCGAGGAGGTCGACGGCTTCGGCCCGATGGGCGAGATCCAGCCCCGCGGCTGA
- a CDS encoding glycosyltransferase yields the protein MTPVRHVVVAVPARDEELVLDRCLGAIGRAVLDLGRRRPGVTVEVVVALDRCRDGSALVAAAHPVRVVALDAGAVGVARHRAIVAGRRGALAVGAGPAATWLALTDADTEVPAHWLTEQLRLADAGHDLVVGTVEPRPAPVPGLVAAWRARHVLAEGHPHVHGANLGVRADAYEEAGGFPPWRTHEDVELVRRVRASGRPWVATDRTRVRTSARLVGRAPGGFAAHLAALVTTTGTDVEPA from the coding sequence GTGACGCCGGTCCGGCACGTCGTCGTGGCCGTCCCCGCGCGGGACGAGGAGCTCGTCCTCGACCGCTGCCTCGGGGCCATCGGCCGAGCCGTCCTCGACCTGGGCCGGCGCCGCCCCGGGGTGACGGTGGAGGTCGTCGTCGCCCTCGACCGCTGCCGGGACGGCTCGGCGCTCGTCGCGGCGGCGCACCCCGTCCGGGTCGTCGCGCTCGACGCCGGGGCCGTCGGCGTCGCGAGGCACCGGGCGATCGTCGCGGGGCGCCGCGGCGCGCTCGCGGTGGGCGCGGGGCCCGCCGCCACGTGGCTGGCCCTCACCGACGCGGACACCGAGGTGCCGGCGCACTGGCTGACCGAGCAGCTGCGCCTGGCCGACGCCGGCCACGACCTCGTCGTCGGCACGGTCGAGCCGCGCCCCGCGCCGGTGCCGGGCCTCGTCGCCGCCTGGCGCGCCCGCCACGTGCTGGCCGAGGGGCACCCGCACGTCCACGGGGCCAACCTCGGCGTCCGGGCCGACGCGTACGAGGAGGCGGGCGGCTTCCCGCCCTGGCGGACCCACGAGGACGTCGAGCTGGTGCGGCGGGTCCGGGCGAGCGGTCGACCGTGGGTCGCGACCGACCGCACGCGTGTCCGCACCTCCGCCCGGCTGGTCGGCCGTGCGCCGGGGGGCTTCGCGGCCCACCTCGCCGCCCTCGTCACGACGACCGGGACGGACGTCGAGCCCGCCTGA
- a CDS encoding putative quinol monooxygenase gives MAELHVVATIPVAPEHVEPLRAALRTLVEATRQEEGCLAYDLYESAAAPGVFVTVERWTGQEALDAHMASPHIAAALGAADGALAGDIAIHPLVPVDAG, from the coding sequence ATGGCCGAGCTGCACGTCGTCGCCACCATCCCCGTTGCGCCCGAGCACGTCGAGCCGCTGCGCGCGGCCCTGCGCACGCTCGTCGAGGCCACCCGTCAGGAGGAGGGCTGCCTCGCCTACGACCTCTACGAGTCGGCCGCCGCCCCGGGCGTCTTCGTCACGGTCGAGCGCTGGACCGGCCAGGAGGCGCTCGACGCGCACATGGCCTCGCCGCACATCGCGGCGGCGCTCGGCGCGGCCGACGGGGCGCTGGCCGGCGACATCGCCATCCACCCGCTCGTGCCGGTCGACGCCGGCTGA
- a CDS encoding DoxX family protein gives MDLDLGMLVLRLALGPMLVLHGANKVWGGGGLSGTAGWFESLGLRPGWLHARLAAGTEIVAGVLVTLGLLTGLASMAFVGLMAVAALTDHRGKGYFVFKGGWEYVLLVAMAAVALAVVGPGGWSVDAAAGLDLAGAWWGLAAAAGGLLAAGGLLAVFRRPTPGGA, from the coding sequence ATGGACCTCGACCTCGGGATGCTCGTGCTGCGGCTCGCCCTCGGGCCCATGCTCGTCCTCCACGGTGCCAACAAGGTGTGGGGCGGTGGCGGTCTGTCGGGCACGGCCGGCTGGTTCGAGTCGCTCGGCCTGCGGCCGGGATGGCTGCACGCCCGCCTCGCCGCCGGCACGGAGATCGTCGCCGGCGTCCTCGTGACCCTCGGCCTGCTGACCGGTCTCGCGTCGATGGCGTTCGTCGGGCTGATGGCCGTCGCCGCCCTGACCGACCACCGGGGCAAGGGGTACTTCGTCTTCAAGGGCGGCTGGGAGTACGTGCTCCTCGTCGCGATGGCTGCCGTCGCGCTCGCGGTCGTCGGTCCCGGTGGCTGGTCCGTCGACGCCGCGGCGGGGCTGGACCTCGCCGGTGCGTGGTGGGGGCTGGCCGCGGCAGCCGGGGGCCTCCTCGCTGCCGGTGGGTTGCTCGCCGTCTTCCGCCGCCCGACCCCCGGTGGGGCCTGA
- a CDS encoding amidohydrolase family protein — MYTKDGESYFIVDAHIALWDARAENLRNLHGKQFIDCFYDYHRNLSPESEVWTYDEYLYQGGQRLMKDIFEDGHVDHAIFQPAALTEFYRNGFGQTEEAYQLAAANPDRLTYNHNWDPRNGEQGLEQLRADHEKMGFTGVKLYTAEWHGESRGWKLTDPWAYRYLEACRELGVTNIHIHKGPTIRPLDRDAFDVADIDHVATDFTDLNFIVEHVGLPRLEDFCWIATQEPNVYGGLAVAMPFMHTRPRYFAQILGELLYWIGEDRIFFSSDYAIWTPRWLVEKFVDFQIPEDMTEYAPVTTAQKKKILGLNAATMYGIEVPAELRLPEADATETGPRDPEAADLATV, encoded by the coding sequence ATGTACACCAAGGACGGCGAGAGCTACTTCATCGTCGACGCGCACATCGCGCTCTGGGACGCTCGGGCCGAGAACCTGCGCAACCTCCACGGCAAGCAGTTCATCGACTGCTTCTACGACTACCACCGCAACCTCTCGCCGGAGAGCGAGGTGTGGACGTACGACGAGTACCTCTACCAGGGCGGTCAGCGCCTCATGAAGGACATCTTCGAGGACGGGCACGTCGACCACGCCATCTTCCAGCCGGCGGCGCTGACCGAGTTCTACCGCAACGGTTTCGGCCAGACCGAGGAGGCGTACCAGCTCGCCGCGGCCAACCCCGACCGGCTGACGTACAACCACAACTGGGACCCCCGCAACGGCGAGCAGGGCCTCGAGCAGCTGCGCGCCGACCACGAGAAGATGGGGTTCACCGGCGTCAAGCTCTACACGGCCGAGTGGCACGGCGAGTCGCGCGGCTGGAAGCTCACCGACCCGTGGGCCTACCGCTACCTCGAGGCCTGCCGCGAGCTCGGCGTCACGAACATCCACATCCACAAGGGCCCGACCATCCGGCCGCTGGACCGCGACGCCTTCGACGTGGCCGACATCGACCACGTGGCGACCGACTTCACCGACCTCAACTTCATCGTCGAGCACGTCGGCCTGCCGCGGCTCGAGGACTTCTGCTGGATCGCCACCCAGGAGCCGAACGTCTACGGCGGCCTCGCCGTCGCGATGCCCTTCATGCACACCCGGCCCCGCTACTTCGCGCAGATCCTCGGCGAGCTCCTCTACTGGATCGGCGAGGACCGGATCTTCTTCTCGAGCGACTACGCCATCTGGACGCCGCGCTGGCTCGTCGAGAAGTTCGTCGACTTCCAGATCCCCGAGGACATGACCGAGTACGCCCCGGTGACGACGGCGCAGAAGAAGAAGATCCTCGGCCTCAACGCCGCCACGATGTACGGCATCGAGGTGCCGGCCGAGCTGCGCCTGCCCGAGGCCGACGCGACCGAGACCGGTCCGCGCGACCCCGAGGCCGCCGACCTGGCGACCGTCTGA
- a CDS encoding polyketide cyclase produces the protein MIGDRWGVTDDEVALRYGCDAIVPRPALQAWRGVTVDAPPERVWPWVAQLRVAPYSYDWVDNLGRPSPRELLDLPPLAVGDPFTSSAGRPVGRVVAVAPGRELTGRILGAVMSYRLEPRGEDATRLLLKLVMARGRAVAPLVAVGDLVMARRQLLTWKALAES, from the coding sequence GTGATCGGTGACCGCTGGGGTGTGACGGACGACGAGGTCGCGCTGCGCTACGGGTGCGACGCGATCGTGCCGCGGCCGGCGCTGCAGGCGTGGCGGGGCGTGACGGTGGACGCGCCGCCCGAGCGGGTGTGGCCCTGGGTGGCGCAGCTGCGGGTCGCGCCCTACTCCTACGACTGGGTCGACAACCTCGGCCGCCCCTCGCCGCGCGAGCTGCTCGACCTGCCGCCGCTCGCCGTCGGCGACCCGTTCACGAGCAGCGCCGGCCGCCCGGTCGGGCGCGTCGTGGCCGTGGCCCCCGGGCGCGAGCTGACCGGACGCATCCTCGGGGCCGTCATGAGCTACCGCCTCGAGCCGCGAGGCGAGGACGCGACCCGGCTCCTGCTCAAGCTCGTCATGGCGCGCGGCCGGGCGGTGGCGCCGCTCGTCGCGGTGGGCGACCTCGTGATGGCGCGCCGCCAGCTGCTCACCTGGAAGGCCCTCGCCGAGTCCTGA
- a CDS encoding SDR family NAD(P)-dependent oxidoreductase, whose translation MEAAARFAGRGDKVALLSRTPIAVDELVTALRRSGAHAMGVVVDTSDPDAVESAVARVEVELGPVDVWVNTADDPPERTFRDHEPREFRAITEQLYLGHVHATMTVLERMRERGSGTIVHVATAAARRGRAGQSARSGAEAALRGFHESVSAELRVEGSPVRLALVERGERETTASAAAAVLRAAGPSPRARTTLAGALAATATAALLAVRRRRR comes from the coding sequence GTGGAGGCGGCTGCGCGCTTCGCCGGGCGCGGCGACAAGGTCGCCCTCCTCTCCCGCACGCCGATCGCCGTCGACGAGCTGGTCACGGCGCTGCGCCGCAGCGGCGCCCACGCGATGGGCGTCGTCGTCGACACGTCCGACCCGGACGCCGTCGAGTCGGCCGTCGCGCGGGTCGAGGTCGAGCTCGGCCCGGTGGACGTCTGGGTCAACACCGCCGACGACCCACCGGAGCGCACCTTCCGCGACCACGAACCGCGCGAGTTCCGCGCGATCACCGAGCAGCTCTACCTCGGGCACGTCCACGCGACGATGACCGTCCTCGAGCGGATGCGCGAGCGCGGCAGCGGCACCATCGTCCACGTCGCGACCGCCGCGGCCCGGCGCGGTCGCGCCGGCCAGTCGGCGCGCTCCGGGGCCGAGGCCGCGCTGCGCGGCTTCCACGAGTCGGTGTCGGCGGAGCTGCGCGTCGAGGGCAGCCCGGTCCGGCTGGCGCTCGTCGAGCGCGGCGAGCGCGAGACCACGGCCTCCGCCGCGGCCGCCGTCCTGCGGGCGGCCGGCCCCTCGCCGCGCGCCCGGACGACGCTCGCGGGAGCGCTCGCCGCGACGGCCACGGCGGCGTTGCTCGCCGTCCGCCGGCGCCGCCGCTGA
- a CDS encoding helix-turn-helix domain-containing protein, translated as MGPSGGAPLPERASAPFGVRGPAVDHRLMASWRRSEEYGVSLESVEPVWVGPVVDGSLFAECGGAVLTDLHRTLANEPLSLMLTDPDGLVLNRFSGDTSLLRALDAVHLAPGFAFSEREAGTNGLGLALADRTASLVRAEEHYSASLCTYTCAAVPVLDPLTGRLEGSVNITTWARSSADLLLALAQSAASTTSAMMLARSRGRAPRTPPKGGVFRVQRGRLEPGAGTLRSVSGPWVRALEEATAGLATGQVVAAVGEPGSGRATLLAQALRRAHPHHRILSAAAPAPDDVETWLSLWTPELTKPDTAVVVENVDTLPAWAAAELHRRAVDALRSSPSGEPSDLAWGVTTESLEAVPAPLSGLVASVVRVAPLRERPDDVMPLARYVGHQTRMREVDFTPAAERVLTTYAWPGNVDELVRVVHAAATRAGTVDVRHLPGELTATRRHRLSRLESIERDEIVRTLTAPGVTVKQAATELGMSRSTLYRKISHYGLDDLR; from the coding sequence ATGGGGCCGAGCGGCGGGGCACCACTCCCGGAGCGGGCCTCCGCGCCCTTCGGCGTCCGGGGCCCGGCCGTCGACCACCGGTTGATGGCCTCGTGGCGACGCAGCGAGGAGTACGGCGTCTCGCTCGAGTCGGTCGAGCCGGTGTGGGTCGGCCCGGTCGTCGACGGGTCCCTCTTCGCCGAGTGCGGCGGCGCCGTCCTCACCGACCTGCACCGCACGCTCGCCAACGAGCCCCTCTCGCTCATGCTGACCGACCCCGACGGCCTGGTCCTCAACCGGTTCTCCGGCGACACCTCCCTGCTGCGGGCCCTCGACGCGGTGCACCTCGCGCCGGGGTTCGCCTTCTCCGAGCGCGAGGCCGGCACCAACGGCCTCGGCCTCGCGCTCGCCGACCGCACCGCCTCGCTCGTGCGGGCCGAGGAGCACTACAGCGCGAGCCTGTGCACCTACACGTGCGCCGCCGTGCCCGTGCTCGACCCGCTGACCGGCCGGCTCGAGGGCAGCGTCAACATCACGACCTGGGCGCGCTCGTCGGCCGACCTGCTGCTGGCGCTCGCGCAGTCGGCCGCGAGCACGACGAGCGCCATGATGCTCGCCCGCTCGCGGGGCCGCGCGCCGCGCACCCCACCGAAGGGCGGCGTCTTCCGGGTGCAGCGCGGCCGCCTCGAGCCGGGGGCCGGCACCCTGCGCAGCGTGTCCGGGCCGTGGGTGCGTGCCCTGGAGGAGGCGACCGCGGGGCTGGCCACCGGGCAGGTCGTGGCGGCGGTCGGCGAACCCGGATCGGGGCGCGCGACCCTCCTCGCCCAGGCCCTGCGGCGCGCCCACCCGCACCACCGCATCCTCAGCGCGGCCGCGCCGGCCCCGGACGACGTCGAGACCTGGCTCTCGCTGTGGACCCCGGAGCTGACCAAGCCCGACACCGCCGTCGTCGTCGAGAACGTCGACACGCTGCCGGCGTGGGCCGCCGCCGAGCTGCACCGTCGGGCCGTCGACGCCCTGCGCTCCTCCCCCTCCGGCGAACCCTCCGACCTCGCGTGGGGCGTCACGACCGAGTCGCTGGAGGCCGTGCCGGCGCCGCTGTCCGGGCTCGTCGCCTCCGTCGTCCGCGTCGCCCCGCTGCGCGAGCGGCCCGACGACGTCATGCCGCTCGCGCGCTACGTCGGCCACCAGACGCGGATGCGCGAGGTCGACTTCACGCCGGCCGCCGAGCGGGTGCTGACGACGTACGCCTGGCCGGGCAACGTCGACGAGCTCGTCCGGGTCGTGCACGCGGCCGCGACGCGCGCCGGGACCGTCGACGTGCGCCACCTCCCGGGCGAGCTGACGGCGACCCGCCGCCACCGGCTCTCGCGGCTGGAGTCGATCGAGCGCGACGAGATCGTCCGCACGCTCACCGCACCGGGGGTCACGGTCAAGCAGGCGGCGACGGAGCTCGGGATGAGCCGCTCGACGCTCTACCGCAAGATCAGCCACTACGGCCTCGACGACCTGCGCTGA